The following is a genomic window from Nicotiana tabacum cultivar K326 chromosome 3, ASM71507v2, whole genome shotgun sequence.
TGGCGACTCCTCAACTactgctctggtaggtgccctAGCTATGACACGTGCTCCTCTTTGGCCTCTACCTCTTCCCCTAGCGACACTTGCTCTGGGTTCAGCATCGTCAACAACTGCAGcttgtgtcctcaccatttgtaagATAATAGAATGATAAAAGCTCAAACCTCGAGATCAAAAAACTCACACGATTGGAACGAAAGAagtgaaacaataataatagttctgtagtctctcgaagataagtacagaagtctctataccgatccacaagactttactaaactcgcttatgactcgtaaaacatataaacctagagctttgatactaacttttcacgacccaaatttctctCCGCAGGATGTCAtggtggcacctagtcttagcgactaggtaagcctaacatttactgaaatgataacaataataaataatgaTTGACAAATGCGAAGAAAAAATCTCGATACAAAGTTTacaatcccaaaactggtagtacaagtcataggctctacagagtttgctagaAACCTCTAAATATAATTGTttcaaaataaagataaatagTGTAAAAACAacttcagaaggtgactctgaagcctgcaaACACaacagcaggtttaccttgagtctccacaacaaaaATCCACACAACTAGCTAACGATCGAGTGACTTCAAAATACTTGTATCTACACAAAAattgtgcagaagcatagtataagtacaccacagcagtaaccagtaagtatcaagactaacctcagtggattagtgacgaggaatagtcaagacacctattgAACTAGATAACCTAGAGAAGTATAAGTGTAGAACCAACAGAGTACAATATCTATATAAAGACTACATGTAATGACAACAATAACATGGTAATTgcagaaagaaaaggaaagaaaaaattaGCAGCGAAACACCACAAATAATGACATAGTAGAGTAAGCGGAACACAATTTAAATCCGGTGAACACAAATAAAGGAAAGGCAAGTAGCAACTCAACAAAAACGACTGCTTTCACACCATGTTTTAGCCAATAATCTCCACGAGGTACTGAACCTCAGAATATTTACAATTCACGGGTCTCAATTCCTAAACCTgaaacacttggcatcatgtgccctcattacaAATTTATAACCGCATCGATGACtgacgtgccaatagagccattcttaCATAGAAGTCAAGTAGATAAGGGTATGTAgaaataatcaataatatcagGATCAACCTTCACAAACCGTTAGGGGTGATTAACTATGTGTATGTTTGTGTCAGTGTTCTATCACAGTTCAGGCCAAATAACAAGAATAGAAACAatggatgacacataagaaatgaTCATAATAACACGCACATGGTAAGTAAGCCACTACACACATATCAACAACCACAATGCCCCCatgccatcacaagtcatcacaaacaATCCCCTATATAGCTCACtttgtctcaccacatgcgtaataataaagtaaatatcCGCTTTATCTCGCCACACACGCATAATAACGTTCctaccttgtctcaccacatgcgcaAACACACAGATATAGCCCACCTTGTCACACCGCATGTGCATAATCAACAGTAACAATAtcacggaagaaacctcgtgcaaacacccgaaccaAATATCCCAACAACATCACGTGCCAACAATACAAAAACACAATAGAATGGACTTCACAATATGTGCCCATATTCCACAACATTTTCACTAAACAATCTCAATACCACAACCGCGCATATCCCTCGGCTCAACAAACTGAGTaccacaacaacaactacaacaatatacgagaatacgacaagtaaatcaactctaAAGCTTTAGAATGTGAAGAAATGGTAGAACGAGATCACAAAGAATAAACATAATAGAGAATACTAGTCACAATAAGAATATCTCAACAAGGGAGAATTAATATGCAACAATAACTTCACAAAAGCACAATTCGACAACAAGGGAGGTAACGTGAGtcattaattccaaataaggatgagGCACTATGACAAAGGATAACTAACTTCATTTATGTTGGAGCAAATTACGGAAACAATACAACAACTTAATTAAGATTAAGCAACATAAAAGATAGCATGGTAATTGAAGAGGCAACAAtatcaattaaggcacataagagtcaAATAAGGAATAAGAGTGGAACATGAAGTAATTAATTCCAATTAGGACACATAGGGGTGAAATTAGTAAACAGGGGATTTAATGTAACAAATAACTTCATATCTAATAAACATAAGAgcttaagaaccctaaaaggtcaatgttccacaaataagcccgtgcacatactcgtcaccttgcgtacacggactTACATgatacaattagcatagaagactcaaatccttgGAGGTAGTTCCCctacacgaagttaggcaagatacttacctaaaAAAAGATAGAACATCACTCAAAAATGAACCTCTCTAGTGAAATAACCTCCGAACagttcaaatctagccaaaataacttcaaagcacaaataaaactcataagaaactattccagataataaagcctcaatttttatcaaaaaataaaaatcaaccaaAAGTCGACCTCtgggctcgcacctcggaacccaaaaaatttcacaaaacccaAACAcacattccgatatgagttcaaccttgccaaaattatcaaattccgataccaattcaTCCCTcgaatcatcattttacattttgaaagttttcttcaaaatcccaatttttcctcaactcaaaacactaatttaatgataaaaataaagatagaatcatgtaaaataataaattcTAAGTGAATAACACTTATTCAATTGATTTTCTTGAAACCCCCATAAAGAAatgctcaaaaccgagctctagaactccaaaaatgtttAAAATGGCTAACCCTTGGAATAGAGTACCATATATTCTGCCTAGTGATTAATGCATCACGGTCGTGAAGAGAAAATGACCACTGCCAAAATTAGTGCTACGTGATCACGTACAGAAgggtgcgatcgcgaagaggaaaagcTTTTGATGCCCAAGGACTGCACTACACGACCGCGAAAGGGAGAGTGCGATCGCGAAAGGGGACCAGCTGGGGGCTGTGCTATGTGAACGCGTACAGCTAAACGCGAACACGttgaaaggaaatacaaaattacgcgatcgcggatggaGGCACGCAAACGAGAAGAACAAATGTTCCTTCCTTCAAAATTACACTACGCAAACGTGGAGGAATTGACGTGAACACGATTAAGGAAACCATGAACCAGCAAAAAACagtccaaaaatagaaggaaatggacCGTAGCCCGTCctaaacacacccgaggcccttgggacctcaatcaaatatacaacacatcctaaaacataatacaaacttagtctaggcctcaaattgcatcaaacaacgtcgaaactatgaatcacatCATGAATCGAactcatgaactttcaaatcttccaaattttaaaactcgcaccgaaacctatcaaattaatccggaatgatgtaaaattttgcaagcaagtcccaaataacataggGAGCTGTCCAACTCTCAAAATTGCATTTTGACCCtaatatcaccaaagtcaactcttggtcaaacctctcaacctaccaaaactttaactttttcaactttcgcctaaatgcttcaaattaccctacgaaTCTCCAATtccaaatccggacacacgcctaagtccaaaatcaccatacaaagttgTTGAAACCATCCAAACcctattctggagtcgtttacgcaaaagtcaaatttcggtTAACTCTTactgcttaagcttctaaaataacaATTCTTCTTCCACATTGACTCTGTATCATCCAATGACTGAACTCGTTCATGAATGCAAGTCATAACACGATATACATAGCTGCTCAAGACCTTTTGCCACCGACCGGGgctttaattctcaaaatgaccggtcgggtcgttacaccttgactctcctcccttatctttcaTTTTATGTTTCAGTTTTATTCTCTAGACGGTGTATTAGACTATATCTctatgtagatgctcatgtactcgatgaCGCCCAAGTTTTGAGAGTGATTTTTTATTGAGTTAtgatttcttattttgtttttaaaaggttttctttaaatttaacttCTTCTGTATCTTTCAAAGCTTTAAAGTGTTGGAAATGTCTgtgtagttggcttgcctagttctatgataggcgccatcataatgggttaattttgggtcgtgacactcttaATGTTAAGAACTAGTGTAGAAGAAATTGTGGCTTACTGTGATTCAGGCTGGGCCTCATGCCCCATGTCTAGGAAATCAGCTACTGGTTTCTATATCAAGCTGGGAGCATAACTTATCTCCTAGAAAGCAAAGAAGTAGAGTACTATATCTAGAAGTTCAGCAGAAGCTGAATATAGAAGTATGACACATACAGTAGCAGAATTGATATGGTTGAAAAGACAATTTAAGAAGTTGTAGGTAAATGTGAAGATGCCTATGGATTTATACTGTGATAACAAGATATCCTTACAAATAACAGCTAATCATATGTACTATGAGAGAACAAAATATATAGAGATTGATTACCACTTTATAAGGGAGAAAATACAAGAAAGTTTGATCAGAATTACATATATACCCAGTCAAGAGCAGCCTACAGACATCTTGACAAAGGCTTTAGGCCATCAACAACATTCAGCATTACTTTCCAAGTTGGGAATGAAAAACATTTCTCATTTtcaacttgagggggagtgtagAAATAAATAGTTGTACAATTAGCTATTTATATTGTACTCGTCTAGAAGGATAATTAGTTAGAGGATAGTTGCTTAGCCATCATAATGTTAGTTAGTGGAGATATTATATTGTAATAGATATATAAGTGTGTACAATATACTTTTCGGTTAATGAGACAGAGAAATTCAGTTCCACTCTTTCTCCAGAACCTtactcttattttcttctttgttCTCTCTTCTTCCCCAAATCTGTGACTCCATTAATGGCAGATCTAGAGCTTGTTCTTAACATAAATTTGAAATTAATTAGAGGACCACTCTAGTCTAAAAATGCTTTTCTGGTCCATCGCCCTAATGTCTGGTTCATCGTATTGGAATATCTATACTCGTCTACGCTTTTAAGGAAAATCAAACATGATATTAGAAATATAGATTTTGTAAGATTATATAGCTTAGAATATCTCTATGATAGATTAAAGAAAAGTACTAATTGGTCACGATTTTGAAAAATGAACCACAAGAATTTGCTGTAAGTATAGACGAAAAGTATGTTTGTTATAATGTGTTCTTTTGTTCTTTTGCAGATTAGTGCTTGcaagttaaaaaaaaaaccatttttcGTGGTTTGGGCTCAATTCTAAGATTGTTTATGGCACGTAAAGATGCTCTTTTTGTGCTGAAATATCCACCACCTAACAATTTGTCCCCAAGAGCCATAATCTATAGCTTCCATGTGCTAGCAAAGACTCCAAATCTCATATTAAACTCCTTTTTTCCATCtgtcccttttttttttatttttgaacatGAAAGGTACTTATATTAAACATAACTAGGGATCATGCCCGTTAACATTGTCATTAATACATATGCCATCATAGGCTAATATTATGCCTTGTAAGGCATTGTCATTACCTAAAGCAATTATATGACCACATTGGTCCCTAGAACAACTTCTAACATATATATATCCATCCTGATCTTTGTCATAGACATCTATAACAAATTCAGGTGGTAAAACATAGATACATAATTTATTGTAGCTACGTTGCACTAGTGCTGCTTTCGCCAAAAGATGAGCCATCATATTCCCTTCACGGAAGCTATGCTTCAATGTGATTGTGCCCTGCCTCGATGCCTCTTCCATTAACCGTCTGCATTCATAAATTAAGTTATTGTAAGTTGGGTAATCATCCTGAAGAAAACGTATGACCTCTGTGGCATCAGTTTCTACTTCAATTGGGAATATGTGTTCCCTGATAATTAGTTGAAGTGCATGCCGAAATGCTTGAAGTTCTGTTTTTATTGGTGATGTTGCTTGAATTTTCTTGTGGTATCCTATCCGCCATTGTCCCTTGTAATCACAAATGACTCCGCTTATACCTCCTTCCAGATAGTTGCTTTTGAAGGTACCATCAATATTAACCTTAAACCAACCTCTTGGTGGTGGCTGCCATTTTACATTAATCCTTATGATTTTGTTGTAAATATCGACCCTGGATATGAGAAAAGTGTATTCCAGTGTTTGATCAAAAACTTTTTTTACATTAATGTGAGAGTTGGTATTGTTGTGGTTGTTAAGGTTTCTGTTGTTTCAAATGACCCAAAGAGCAAATGGTAGTGTATCTTTCCAAGTTatgtaattttatattttaatagggGTTGCATCTCGTAATAATTCATACCAATTATTGGTCTACCCGTGATTGTTAATTGACACTCCTATGGATTGCCAGAAGGCTTGAGCTATTGTGCATTCCCAGAAAATGTGGTATATCGATTCAGTGTTGTCCTTGCATATTGGGCAGTTTGGGTTTATATTGACACCAATTTTAGCTAGGTAGCCTCTTGTAGGAAGTCTTTTGTGGTAGAATTTTCATATGAAAAATTTGAACTTGTTAGGACATTTGATGTCCCAAATCCATTTAAAAGAAAGGTTATGGGGTGTTTGCTCAACAATTAGGTTATAGCAAGAGGCTGTTGAGAATATACCGCTAGGGTTAAGACTCTAAATGAGATTGTTAGGGTCATTGACTTGGTATTTGGGATTTAATGCATTAATACTGTTTGTAATAATTTGagggagatcaaaagagattttTCCTAAATTCCAACCCTTATTATCCCAAATATCTTTAATAGttaatctttcttcattttgAGTTAATGGTCTTGAAATATTATTACACAGACTTAGAATATTCGGGATCCAGTTTGAGTCCCAGACGTTCATATGTGAATGTCTATCTACTGGCTATCTAATGCCCCTATTACAAACAGTCTAACCCTTGAAGAGACTTTTCCAAGTATTTGAAGTGCCATTTGTTCTCTTACTCTTCCCGTAGGTGCTAATAAGAGTTTGAGCCCACAGGGAGGTTGGATTAGTAAGTATCCTCCATGCCAAGCTTGTTAAGATGGCCATGTGTTTAGATTTTGCTTTCTTAATACCCAATCCACCATTAATCTTTGTATTGGTAACCATATTCCATCTAATAAggtgaatttttttcttttccctcgTAGTCCCCCAAATGAAATCTCTTTGGATTTTGTCTATTTCTTTTAGGGTTTTGGTGGGAAGTAGACTTATTTGCATTAGGTGATTTGGCAGTGTATTTAAAGTAGTAGTTATTAGTGTGCACCTGCCCGCCATACTTAACCACCTAGCATTCCAATTGTTTAATTTAGCACACATTTTATCAAGTAAGGGTTGATAATCCTTGTGCCTAGGGTAGTTGTTTAGCATTGGAAACCCTATATACGTACCAAAGGTTTTGCTAATGATAATCTCAAATATTTTAGTAGCCAGGTCTCGCGTGTGTTGATTACAGCTCTTCAACCTGatcaattttgatttttctttgttgatattaaACCCGAATACGTAAGTAAAATTCTCCATACTTCTGCAAATtgtattaattattttcctaTTGCCTTCACCCATAAGGTTAGGTCATCAGCAAAAAACAAATGAGATAAGGGGGAGGGGCTAGGATTGAGCTTTATAGGCACCCAATTCCTTGTATCTACTTGGTGGTTAATATTCTTAGAAAGCATATCCATACAAAGTATGAATATGTAAGGTGACATGGGGTCCCCTTGTCTAATACCTCTTGTGGGAGTGAATTACTTAGTTTTGTTACCATTGACCAAGATAGAAATAGTACTCGTGGTAATACATCTAAGGATAAGGGCAGAAATTTTTCTaggaaatttaaaaaatttaagcgTCCGATAGATGTAAGACCATTCCAATTTATCGAAAGCTTTTTCCAAATCAAGCTTTAGTAAAAAGTTTTCCTTCCCTTTGGCTAAATTAaccttctttaaaaattcttgaATAATGATAGCATTATCACTAGCTCTTCTACCCTTTAGGAAGCTAGTTTGTTGTATATTGATCAGTTGGTTAAGAAAGGGTTTGATTCTATTGGCAATTACTTTAGTAACCTCCTTATAAATCATGTTATAAAGACTTATCGGCCTAAACTTCTTCAAGCTATTAGCATTATTAATTTTAGGAATTAGGCAGAGATAGGTTTTGTTAACCTCATGTGGCATTACTgatgttgaatttttttttttggcatagATTGATGACCTTACTTCCTAGAATGTgccaaattttttgaaaaaagaaaaggtataACCCATCGGGGCCTAGTGCCTTGTAGGGTTTAAGAGAAAACACAACTTTTCTAATTTCTTGGTTTGTTAATGGCTTATCTAGGTTAGAGAGGTCAATATGTGAGAAGTTGGCAACATCAATTTTAATATATCGCCAGTCAGACCTATCGTGAGAGGTTGTAAAAATATTGGAGAAGTAGTGTGTAACATGGCTAATTAGGGAGGATTGGTCCTCAATCCAACTCCTTGAGTTGTCTTTAAAAAACACAATATTATTTCTTCTCCTTCTATGGGtggcttttatgtgaaaaaactTGGTATTTGCATTACCTTCATTTAACCAATTAACTCTAGAACGAAGCTTCCAGTACTCTTCTTCTAGTTTAAGAATTGTATTATACTCCTCAATCAAATTAGTTTCCTAGTCTTTAAGGAAGTAGCTTGTTGGGTAATTAGAAGATTTTTGAATCCCATCAATTCTGCCtagaattttccttttcttagcAAAAATATTACCATAGGTTATTTTTTTCCAATCTAACACATTTTTTTTGAAAGGACTCAGTTCCTTCAACTAGGTCTTTATTTTTCCAGCTGTTAGAAACAATACTAGGGAAATCTGGATGTTAGAAAATATGCTTCAAAATTTTGGACTGGAGCTTGCTCTTCCATTGGATCTAGTTGTCAGTCGTGCTGTTGGTTGTGCATGGGCTGAGCAGTCCATTGTGTGAATACTGGATTGAAGAGCATTAGATCCTCCGgagcaaagaatggaaatttaGAGGTGGATTTTGAGGCTTCTGCtggttggagtttcttgggatatTCCACATCTGTTGCATGTTGTTTACTAGGTTTTGGTTCATTGATGGAGCTAGTGGTTGGAGAATGTTGCTCATCCACATTTGGTTGATGTAGTTGTTCATAGCTAAGCTCATCCCCTCTGAGATTAACTGAGCTAGGAAATGTATGTTTTGGATAATCATTTTTGACTTGATTAGATATCCGTTTTACCTAATTTTTAGACCACGAATGTAAAGTACGAACATAAATTAAAAGAGATCGATTGAACTATGTGACCATATACTTTTAAAGATTAAGCTATTAGAgatgatatatttttatataatcaaTTATGTTCTTAACATACCTCTTCACGTGCATATCTAATTCTCTTTCATGGGTCAAGATgtgaaaattctttttaataatagATGTTGCAGAGACTTCAACCCGTGATCTTCACATGCTCTAATATTATATTGAATTGCGTGATCATCTTGGTAAAATACATTTATGACACATGACTATCATGATGGACGACATGTGTCGAGCATTTCCTAGTCAAACTGTCATGCCTCAAACCTGAGTGAGGCAGATTGGCACCCACTATCTTAACTTGACCGAGCAAACCAAATTGTCATATCATTTATAACAATCATATAAACATAGAGCATCTGTAAAGAGAAGATAATAACATGTTTCTGTAAGGAATTGTTTGTACATAACAAAAACTGAGGGTATGAATACCAAAGACTTGAAACATAAGTCGTTTGAAAACTAGGTAATAACATCTATACATATTTGAAAGCGTCAACATATGTCTATGAAGGCTTTAGGATAGTTTAAAATTGTATAAGTGTTGAGATAGGGCCCGACCTACCCAAAATATCTATATACATAATAAAATTATATACTTGACCCCAGGTAGTAAGCGGGGCTCACTAACTGTAGCTGAAGTGTAGCAACTGCCTAGCGGGGAGGTCCGCCAATAATTCAAATTAATATGAAAGACTTATTCAATAATACATGATTAACATGGTGTTTGTTCTAAAACAACCGTTTTTCTCCTAGAAGCTGTATAGAGAGACTGCGACACAAATTCTTCTTCTGTGTCATAATTCATATTCCAAATTTCTTTATTAGTTTTTGTCCTTTGTGGAGATACGTGTACTATGAATCTACAtgatattaataattttttcttttgaaatatgAAAATCTCAGGCATCACCTTCCTCAGTTCGTTCCTTCCCCCCATTCATTGTCATTCACTGCTTCATCCTTTTCCCATTTATTCTCTAATTAGTTTACATTTTCTCTCATCAGTCatttatctttcttcttcaaccAATTTTACGTCGAAGAGAACACCATTAAAGACTTCACCCATCAGTTTCCCCGCGAACCCCGCCCTTCttgccttttctttctttcacatTCATAATAAACCCaattccaaaaatccaatctttttttttctttttgtttttcttttgaataGTAAAAGATCcaatctttttttcttcttcttcttttttccttttgaaaagtAAAAGATCCAATTTTTCTAGAAAGAGATATGTGAAGGAAGAAAAAGGAATCCCCCTTCCATTTACTATTGTCCAAATACGCTGtatttatttccttttaaatGGATCTTTGCGTTTTCCGTTTCAGTTCCCAAAAGGGTTTTTGGTTTCTCAAACATAGCCTTTTGTATTCAGCTTCTCATATACTCATCGATCTGAATAGTTTATTCTAATATTTGAGTTCTCTTTAatcttttttaatcttttttttttggaaaagtttAAGATGAGTGTAACCAAGTCCCAGGTTTGGCAACCTTGTAAAAAGAAGAGGATTTAGCTTAAGGCTTAATCCAgaagcaaaaaaataaaagaagatttttttatagggaagaaaaaaaacaagaggATGGGATTTGTATTGATTTAGGGTAGGGATTTAATAAGGTTTTAGGATCTGTAAGAAATAGAAAGTTTGGAGATAGATGGGTTCAAGATCAAATAATGGAAGTGGGAGGACTAGAGTGGGAAGGTATGATGTAGGGAGGACCCTTGGGGAGGGTACTTTTGCAAAGGTCAAATTTGCAAGGAATGTTGAAACTGGTGATAATGTTGCCATTAAGATTCTTGATAAAGAGAAGGTCATGAAGCACAAGATGATCGGTCAGGTATATGTTTCAAATTCTTGTTTGTGAGATTTCCTGTGATTTGATATAGTAAAACTTgatctttttcatatttttgtttttatcatgAATATATAATGGAAGAAAGATGATATACTAAAAAGTtgtgatattttattttattcatgttGGCCCAGCCTATGTAATTGTTTTTGTCTGAAATTCATGTTGATTAAGCCTTTCTTAGGGATTTCTAATCTTGATAACTTATTATTAATGGAGATTGCTGACTTGTTCATATTATATGATGTTTCTTTTGTGAAAAGGATTGCTCAAGAGTACATGAGTGATGTATATGAGTTCTGCAGCCATTGAATTCGAATTTTTGAGATGTCCAATTTAGATGATATCTTCTACTCCTACAAACCAAAAAGATCTTAGTTTATAGTAGCTTTAGTTATTTGTATAGGTGCACAACATTACAACTCGCAATTACCATGTTAATCTTTGTTGTTTCTGTAGATTAAAAAGTGCAATTGTAACATTTTATGTCCTTCGCAGATTAAACGGGAAATATCAACCATGAAACTTATAAGACACCCCAATGTTATCCGAATGTATGAGGTTAGTATTAGCTTTTTATCTCTAGCTTTTTCTTTCTCCTAGACCCCTCCGCCCCCCTCCccaagcaaaagaaaatgaacaagcaaaaactggaagaagaaaaaaaaggagggaTTGCAATTTCCTGGATTTTCCTCTTGCTGATCGCTAGTCTTTTGGGGCGATTGTTAGATAAGAATAACTGGAGCAGGTTTCTAAGTATTGCTGCACTGTTTACctgatgaatgattcaaacttctATCACGTAGGTCATGGCCAGCAAGTCGAAGATATATATTGTTTTGGAATTTGTTACTGGTGGCGAACTGTTTGACAAAATTGTAAGATGCTCTTTCTTGAGTCTCTTAACTGCTATTTTCATTCTTTCCATTTGCAACAGGAAATGTGTAAGCTTTTGCTGTTTTGTTGAGGTCAGGCTAGTAGAGGTAGGCTGAAAGAAGATGAAGCAAGAAA
Proteins encoded in this region:
- the LOC107774788 gene encoding uncharacterized protein LOC107774788 — encoded protein: MALQILGKVSSRVRLFVIGALDSQVDIYNKIIRINVKWQPPPRGWFKVNIDGTFKSNYLEGGISGVICDYKGQWRIGYHKKIQATSPIKTELQAFRHALQLIIREHIFPIEVETDATEVIRFLQDDYPTYNNLIYECRRLMEEASRQGTITLKHSFREGNMMAHLLAKAALVQRSYNKLCIYVLPPEFVIDVYDKDQDGYIYVRSCSRDQCGHIIALGNDNALQGIILAYDGICINDNVNGHDP